In Schistocerca piceifrons isolate TAMUIC-IGC-003096 chromosome 9, iqSchPice1.1, whole genome shotgun sequence, the following proteins share a genomic window:
- the LOC124717232 gene encoding AP-3 complex subunit sigma-like translates to MPFSLSCTMIKLVLVVNAAGKVRLSKFYDPRPAEPQSQQRLTRGLHSRLAARQKHNCSFFDVSDLLGPDSTAVYRRYADLFVVFVADGAESPLATVDLIQEFVDAVDRCFGLACELDFVYHADQVHHILNEVLQGGLVLTVNSAEIAGHALEQQAAEDRQTRPLRAAAAQVLSSIQEFHVFHST, encoded by the coding sequence GTGCACCATGATCAAGCTGGTGCTGGTGGTGAACGCGGCCGGGAAGGTGCGGCTGAGCAAGTTCTACGACCCGCGGCCGGCCGAGCCCCAGTCGCAGCAGCGGCTCACCCGCGGCCTGCACTCGCGCCTCGCCGCGCGCcagaagcacaactgcagcttcttCGACGTCAGCGACCTCTTGGGCCCCGACTCCACGGCCGTCTACCGCCGCTACGCAGACCTGTTCGTCGTCTTCGTGGCCGACGGCGCCGAGTCGCCGCTCGCCACGGTGGACCTCATCCAAGAGTTCGTGGACGCCGTCGACCGCTGCTTCGGCCTGGCGTGTGAGCTGGACTTCGTGTACCACGCGGACCAGGTGCACCACATCCTGAACGAGGTGCTGCAGGGCGGCCTGGTGTTGACCGTAAACTCGGCAGAGATCGCCGGTCACGCGCTGGAGCAGCAGGCCGCCGAGGACCGCCAGACCAGGCCGCTGAGGGCGGCGGCCGCTCAGGTGCTCAGCTCCATACAGGAGTTCCACGTCTTCCACAGTACGTGA